A genomic segment from Pistricoccus aurantiacus encodes:
- a CDS encoding M61 family metallopeptidase, whose protein sequence is MIVDTDRAPIRLHVDATDIARGIFRIEETVPLETKGDIILSLAKWLPAYHASRGGIDLLAGLRIEADGNRCSWTRDPGDAFRFLVDVPRGADRLMVRFQALTPTDSSQGRVLVSDDMLRLQWSALCLYPADMPVDDIRVEAVLRLPAGWIHGTALDVKEETSERIAFSTTDLRTLIDSPVLAGRYAHIERLASDVRLTIVADRADQLPRSREMLHKHRRLVAEADALFVRRPFRRYEFLMSLSDQIGRSGLEHRASSENGVRATYFSDWERSTTEHDLLPHEYTHSWIGKYRVPAGNLQPDFSCMTNELMWVYEGLTQFYGHVLAARSGLISNEQTLGAFALIFTTYDSRPGRQWRPLVDTDMDPIFAARKPQPWRSWQRSEDYYSEGLLIWLEADMLIRTGTKGRRSLDDFVRAFFAPPAGAAPQPPPVPYTRADVIATMSDVFAYDWEAFFAARVDRIAERAPYGGITLGGYRLAWRKSPSDWQSHDQHHHHYFDFTYSLGMQVGSKARIIDVLWDGPAFKAGLVRDMKILAVAGRGYSHGALRDAIDMAQDGNSSIELTVRRLDHVKTVRIEWDGGQRYPVLEAASDTPRHLDALLAPRVDPEPQDDNG, encoded by the coding sequence ATGATTGTCGATACCGATCGAGCACCGATCCGGCTCCATGTCGATGCGACCGATATTGCGCGGGGCATCTTCAGGATCGAAGAGACCGTCCCGCTGGAGACGAAGGGAGATATCATCCTTTCTCTGGCAAAGTGGCTGCCGGCATACCATGCGTCCCGTGGGGGAATCGATCTGCTTGCGGGGCTGCGGATCGAGGCCGATGGCAATCGGTGTTCCTGGACCCGCGACCCGGGTGACGCCTTTCGTTTTCTGGTGGATGTTCCGCGAGGAGCGGATCGTCTAATGGTGCGTTTTCAGGCACTGACGCCGACGGACAGCAGCCAGGGTCGCGTGCTCGTCAGCGACGACATGCTGCGTCTGCAGTGGAGTGCACTGTGTCTCTATCCGGCGGATATGCCCGTCGACGACATTCGGGTCGAAGCGGTCTTGCGTCTGCCGGCCGGATGGATTCACGGCACGGCACTGGACGTGAAGGAAGAAACGTCCGAGAGGATAGCCTTCTCGACGACGGACCTACGGACGTTGATCGATTCACCGGTGCTTGCCGGACGCTACGCCCACATTGAACGACTTGCCTCGGACGTCAGGTTGACGATCGTCGCCGATCGGGCCGATCAATTACCGCGCAGTCGCGAGATGCTGCACAAGCACCGACGCCTGGTGGCCGAAGCGGATGCGCTGTTCGTACGTCGCCCTTTCCGGCGCTATGAATTCCTCATGTCGCTATCCGATCAAATCGGCAGGTCAGGGCTCGAACATCGTGCCAGCTCGGAAAACGGGGTACGGGCCACTTATTTTTCCGACTGGGAGCGATCGACCACGGAGCACGATCTGTTGCCCCACGAATATACTCATAGCTGGATCGGCAAGTACCGGGTGCCGGCGGGAAATCTTCAGCCGGATTTCTCCTGCATGACCAATGAACTGATGTGGGTCTACGAAGGGCTGACACAGTTTTACGGCCATGTTCTCGCCGCGCGCAGCGGGCTCATCTCGAACGAACAGACGCTTGGCGCCTTCGCGCTCATCTTCACGACTTACGATAGCCGGCCGGGTCGCCAGTGGCGGCCGCTGGTCGATACCGACATGGACCCGATCTTCGCGGCACGCAAGCCACAACCCTGGCGCAGCTGGCAGCGCTCCGAGGATTATTACAGCGAAGGGCTGTTGATCTGGCTGGAGGCGGACATGCTGATCCGCACCGGGACGAAGGGAAGACGTTCGCTCGACGACTTTGTTCGCGCCTTTTTTGCACCACCCGCCGGCGCAGCGCCCCAACCGCCACCCGTGCCTTATACGCGGGCGGACGTGATCGCGACGATGTCGGACGTCTTCGCGTACGATTGGGAAGCGTTTTTTGCCGCCCGGGTGGATCGCATCGCCGAGCGGGCGCCTTATGGTGGGATAACCTTGGGTGGCTACCGGCTGGCCTGGCGGAAGTCGCCGTCGGACTGGCAGTCCCACGATCAGCACCATCACCATTATTTCGATTTCACCTATTCGCTGGGCATGCAAGTCGGCTCCAAGGCCAGGATCATCGATGTGCTGTGGGACGGCCCGGCATTCAAGGCCGGTCTCGTTCGTGACATGAAGATTCTTGCGGTCGCCGGCCGCGGCTATTCCCACGGCGCCTTGCGAGACGCCATCGACATGGCACAAGACGGTAATTCATCCATCGAGCTAACCGTGCGTCGCTTGGATCATGTGAAGACCGTCAGGATCGAATGGGACGGTGGCCAGCGTTATCCGGTGCTCGAAGCCGCCAGCGATACACCGAGGCATCTCGATGCGCTTCTCGCTCCGCGCGTCGATCCAGAACCGCAGGACGACAATGGTTAA
- a CDS encoding 3-hydroxybutyrate dehydrogenase yields the protein MNLKDKVCLITGSASGIGHGIAKRYIADGALVVIADLKLDAAQKAADELTAKGLGKAIAVEMNVSDEEQVNAGIKKVVDTWGRIDVLVSNAGIQIVHKLEDFPFSEWKKLLSIHLDGAFLTTKACLPHMYQAGSGAIIFMGSVHSKEASPLKSAYVTAKHGLLGLARVISKEGAAHGVRANVICPGFVKTPLVEKQIPEQAKDLGISEEEVVNKVMLGETVDQEFTTIEDVAEVAHLFAAFPTNALTGQSLVVSHGWYMN from the coding sequence ATGAACCTCAAAGATAAAGTCTGCCTCATCACCGGTAGTGCCAGCGGCATCGGGCATGGAATCGCCAAGCGTTATATCGCCGACGGAGCGCTGGTCGTCATCGCCGATCTCAAGCTGGATGCTGCCCAGAAAGCGGCTGATGAACTCACTGCCAAAGGCCTTGGCAAGGCCATTGCGGTCGAGATGAACGTTTCGGACGAAGAGCAGGTCAACGCCGGCATTAAAAAGGTGGTGGATACCTGGGGACGGATCGACGTGCTGGTCTCGAATGCCGGCATTCAGATCGTACACAAGCTGGAGGATTTTCCGTTTTCCGAGTGGAAGAAGCTGCTTTCCATTCATCTTGACGGGGCTTTCCTGACCACTAAGGCCTGTCTGCCACATATGTATCAGGCGGGGTCGGGAGCGATCATCTTCATGGGCTCGGTTCATTCCAAGGAGGCCTCACCGCTCAAGTCCGCCTATGTCACGGCCAAGCATGGCCTATTGGGTCTTGCTCGGGTGATCTCCAAGGAAGGAGCGGCGCATGGTGTGCGCGCGAACGTGATCTGTCCGGGCTTCGTCAAAACGCCCCTGGTGGAGAAGCAGATTCCCGAGCAGGCCAAGGATCTGGGTATCTCCGAAGAAGAGGTCGTGAACAAGGTCATGCTGGGGGAGACCGTCGATCAGGAGTTTACCACCATCGAGGATGTGGCGGAGGTTGCCCATCTCTTCGCGGCTTTTCCGACCAATGCGTTGACCGGGCAATCGCTGGTCGTCAGTCATGGCTGGTACATGAACTGA
- a CDS encoding mechanosensitive ion channel family protein, whose protein sequence is MEQILARFWAALKHGVALIHPDSPTGALILLGLFALLGILLSKLLRHGLRLLLERDRAQRIDRLAATFLGKIGHIFIWVFMVMLYAHAIPELHKLGSALLASVSIASVVIGLAAQSTLANLVAGLSLIFYKPFRLGDRLEVTVPGGVETGVVEAVSLGYTILQTYDNRRVVLSNSTILNTVMINHTSGNPRVMAVVPFSIGFGADIDTARGIAMSLARDHVDVQEVVSCPVTALSSSSVDLELWVWCRDAGVAKGVRFDLLEAIKKRFDAMGIEIPFAYQNIVIKSGTGVASPKESE, encoded by the coding sequence ATGGAGCAGATACTAGCAAGGTTTTGGGCGGCCTTGAAACACGGCGTGGCGCTGATTCATCCCGATAGCCCCACCGGCGCCCTGATACTCCTGGGTCTATTCGCCCTGCTGGGAATACTGTTGTCCAAGCTGCTGCGTCATGGTCTCAGGCTGCTTCTCGAACGCGACCGCGCGCAGCGCATCGATCGGCTCGCCGCCACCTTTCTAGGAAAGATCGGACATATCTTCATCTGGGTCTTCATGGTGATGCTCTACGCCCACGCGATTCCGGAGTTGCACAAGCTGGGTAGCGCCCTGCTGGCCAGCGTGTCCATTGCCTCAGTGGTCATCGGCCTCGCGGCACAATCAACCTTGGCTAACCTCGTCGCGGGTCTGAGTCTGATCTTCTACAAGCCCTTTCGCCTGGGCGACCGGCTGGAGGTGACGGTTCCCGGCGGGGTCGAAACCGGCGTGGTCGAGGCGGTGTCGTTGGGCTACACGATCCTGCAAACCTACGACAATCGGCGGGTCGTGCTGTCCAATTCCACCATTTTAAATACCGTGATGATCAATCATACCTCTGGCAACCCTAGGGTGATGGCAGTTGTGCCGTTCTCGATCGGCTTCGGTGCCGACATCGATACTGCTCGGGGCATCGCCATGAGTCTGGCGAGAGATCATGTGGATGTTCAGGAAGTGGTTTCCTGTCCGGTGACGGCCTTGAGCTCATCCAGCGTGGATCTTGAACTATGGGTTTGGTGCCGGGATGCCGGCGTTGCTAAGGGAGTGAGGTTCGATCTGCTTGAGGCGATCAAGAAACGCTTCGACGCAATGGGGATCGAAATACCCTTTGCCTATCAGAACATCGTCATCAAGTCCGGTACCGGCGTGGCGTCGCCAAAAGAAAGCGAATGA
- a CDS encoding efflux RND transporter permease subunit, which yields MKFADWAVSHRRGILFLAFAIAMAGIAAALTVPVGLFPKVSFPRIEASLDAGDRPAKQMVLQVTRVAEKAVRSIPGVVGVRSTTSRGTADVSVNMAWGTDTRIAALEVESALTGALPSMPPGTAVSVRRMDPTVFPVAGYALTSDQTDQIALRLYVRDQLVPALSAINGVADVTIGGGDIGEFEVEVSDEQMVQAGVVIGDVSNALAASNVLQAVGRIEDLHKLYLVVTDDRLKTMDDIKKTIIRAGPSGTITLDDIATVREAAAPNWTIVTSNGKPAVLFQVYQQPGSNTVQIVKDVKSKLETLKAGLPAGTQMRNWYDQSDLILASAASVRDAILIGVGLAALVLLFFLRNIKVTLIALIAVPAALASSILILKIFGRSFNIMTLGGMAAAIGLVIDDAIVMIEQMVRGLAERKEASHAERARAAAASFFKPFLGSSLATVVIFLPLAFLSGVTGAFFQALSLTMASALIFSFLVGWLAIPLIADKLLTQKDVDREEKRDTKKGLIDRLYTGAIRTLLRAPILALLIVGVFLGGSYLAYKHVGSGFMPHMDEGGFVLDYVAPAGTALTDVDNLLKQVEAILLATPEVDTFSRRTGIQLGGGLTEANAGDFFVKLKPLPRRPIDAVMTEVRDKIGAHVPALDTDTALLMEDLIGDLTSVPQPVEIKVYGDDQAKLTEIAGNVAKAIGGVQGLVSILDGIVLAGDALTITVDRPLAELNGLDPTEVTQQINALLTGDLPTQITQGINVMDVRVRLPATERTTIDDISRFEIRNTNGALVPLSRIAKIERVTGQPELTRENMKQMVAVTARIDGRDMGSAVADVINILKSDASLIPAPYTWEIGGLYKEQQASFRGLMTVFGTGIILVFMLVLFLYESFAIAVTLLFVPLIGAGAVFIGLFVTSTELNISALMGLTMILGIMTEVSIFYFSKYQDLCKTGMERFEALVQAGQARFRPILMTTVAAILALIPLALAIGQGSAMQQPLAIAIISGLIVQMPLVLIVIPSVYRILGRIPKPGKVNDA from the coding sequence ATGAAATTTGCCGACTGGGCCGTCTCGCATCGCCGCGGAATCCTGTTTCTTGCCTTCGCGATCGCCATGGCCGGAATCGCGGCCGCCTTAACCGTCCCGGTCGGCCTGTTTCCAAAAGTCAGTTTCCCGAGGATAGAGGCCTCTCTGGATGCGGGTGACCGGCCCGCCAAGCAGATGGTGCTTCAGGTCACACGTGTTGCCGAAAAGGCCGTGCGCTCGATCCCGGGGGTCGTCGGCGTCCGCTCGACCACCAGCAGGGGCACGGCGGATGTTTCCGTCAACATGGCCTGGGGGACGGACACCCGCATTGCGGCGCTGGAAGTGGAGTCGGCGCTGACCGGTGCCCTGCCGTCGATGCCGCCGGGAACGGCGGTCTCCGTCCGCCGTATGGACCCGACCGTGTTCCCGGTCGCAGGGTACGCTTTGACATCCGACCAGACCGATCAGATCGCCTTGCGTCTGTATGTCCGCGATCAGTTGGTGCCCGCGCTTTCGGCGATTAATGGCGTGGCGGACGTAACCATTGGCGGCGGTGATATTGGCGAGTTCGAAGTCGAAGTGTCGGACGAGCAGATGGTGCAGGCGGGGGTCGTGATCGGTGATGTTTCCAACGCTTTGGCAGCGTCCAACGTACTGCAGGCTGTTGGCCGGATTGAGGATTTGCACAAGCTCTACCTTGTCGTCACGGATGATCGCTTGAAAACGATGGATGACATCAAGAAGACGATTATCCGCGCCGGACCATCCGGAACGATAACGCTGGATGATATTGCCACGGTCAGAGAGGCTGCCGCACCCAATTGGACAATTGTCACCTCGAACGGAAAACCCGCCGTTCTGTTTCAGGTCTACCAGCAGCCGGGCAGCAACACTGTGCAGATCGTCAAGGATGTCAAGAGTAAGCTGGAGACACTCAAGGCCGGTCTTCCGGCGGGCACCCAAATGCGCAATTGGTACGATCAAAGCGACCTCATTTTGGCTTCGGCTGCCAGCGTGCGCGATGCCATCCTGATCGGTGTCGGTCTGGCGGCACTGGTCCTGCTATTCTTTCTGCGCAACATCAAGGTCACGTTGATTGCCCTGATTGCCGTGCCTGCGGCGCTGGCGTCCTCGATCCTCATTCTGAAAATATTTGGACGCAGCTTCAACATCATGACCCTGGGCGGCATGGCGGCGGCCATCGGTCTGGTGATCGACGACGCCATCGTGATGATCGAACAGATGGTGCGCGGGCTGGCCGAACGCAAGGAGGCCAGCCATGCTGAACGCGCTCGCGCCGCCGCCGCATCGTTCTTCAAGCCGTTTCTGGGGTCATCCCTGGCGACGGTGGTGATCTTTTTGCCACTGGCATTCCTGTCCGGCGTTACTGGCGCATTTTTTCAGGCACTGTCGCTTACCATGGCAAGTGCCCTGATCTTCTCGTTCTTGGTCGGTTGGCTGGCCATTCCCCTGATCGCGGACAAGTTGCTTACGCAAAAAGATGTGGATCGTGAGGAGAAACGAGACACAAAAAAAGGGCTGATCGACAGGCTCTATACCGGCGCGATCCGCACTCTTCTGCGCGCGCCCATTCTTGCGCTGCTGATCGTGGGTGTTTTCCTGGGCGGATCGTACCTGGCCTATAAGCATGTCGGGTCCGGTTTCATGCCGCACATGGATGAAGGCGGTTTCGTGCTCGATTATGTCGCACCGGCAGGTACCGCGCTTACCGACGTCGACAATCTGCTGAAACAGGTTGAAGCCATTCTTCTGGCCACCCCCGAAGTCGATACATTCTCGCGGCGGACAGGCATACAGTTGGGGGGCGGGCTGACCGAGGCGAACGCCGGTGATTTCTTTGTCAAACTCAAGCCCTTGCCGCGCAGGCCGATCGATGCCGTCATGACCGAGGTGCGCGACAAGATCGGCGCGCATGTTCCAGCGCTCGACACCGACACGGCCCTGCTGATGGAGGATTTGATCGGCGACCTGACGTCGGTTCCGCAGCCGGTGGAAATCAAGGTCTATGGGGACGATCAGGCGAAACTGACCGAAATTGCCGGAAATGTCGCCAAGGCGATCGGTGGCGTTCAGGGACTTGTTTCCATTCTGGATGGCATCGTATTGGCCGGTGACGCTTTGACGATCACGGTCGACAGGCCGCTGGCCGAGTTGAATGGTCTGGACCCGACCGAGGTAACCCAGCAGATCAATGCTCTGCTTACGGGTGATTTGCCCACCCAGATCACCCAAGGCATCAACGTGATGGACGTGCGCGTGCGCCTCCCTGCCACAGAGCGCACAACGATTGATGATATTTCCCGCTTCGAAATCCGAAATACAAATGGGGCCCTTGTCCCTTTATCGCGCATCGCGAAAATTGAACGTGTCACGGGACAGCCAGAGCTGACGCGCGAAAACATGAAACAGATGGTCGCCGTCACCGCACGCATAGACGGGCGTGACATGGGGTCCGCCGTTGCCGATGTCATCAATATTCTAAAGAGCGACGCGTCTCTGATCCCGGCTCCTTACACATGGGAAATTGGTGGACTGTACAAGGAACAGCAGGCGTCGTTTCGTGGCCTGATGACGGTTTTCGGTACGGGCATTATTCTTGTATTCATGTTGGTGCTCTTTCTCTACGAGAGCTTCGCAATTGCGGTGACGCTGCTATTCGTGCCCCTTATTGGGGCTGGTGCTGTATTCATAGGCCTGTTCGTCACCTCAACTGAACTCAACATCTCGGCGCTCATGGGCCTGACCATGATTCTTGGGATTATGACTGAAGTCAGCATTTTCTATTTTTCCAAATATCAGGATCTCTGCAAGACGGGGATGGAGCGTTTCGAGGCACTGGTTCAAGCGGGCCAGGCGCGTTTCAGACCCATTCTGATGACGACGGTCGCCGCGATCCTCGCCCTGATACCCCTTGCCCTTGCAATTGGCCAGGGTTCGGCAATGCAGCAACCTCTGGCCATCGCGATTATCTCCGGATTGATCGTTCAGATGCCACTTGTTTTGATTGTTATTCCGTCGGTCTATCGGATCCTGGGCAGAATACCGAAGCCGGGCAAAGTGAACGATGCCTAA
- a CDS encoding TolC family protein, with amino-acid sequence MLILQGCATFTQQPLPNAPSLVSIADAPRARLNMSSVGGVAATYNPALVAARTRLPEEDARVFAAGLLPDPQLSLSLDDPLSNAAGLVNAYSVGLAYDLRALVLRGETIRAAEFSRLQVALDVEWQTWQTMQQARDLYIQLAFLNLKHDLLNREIGVFRKDVSHLKAVVSSGDETVDVLGASLVVLSDAENQLQNVRSQRVVIRNQLAALIGLRPEAGFSISVLPTNLGEPSDDRIEDLLASLPERRPDLLALRAGYQSQNARKRGAILGQFPSLSVGLTRARDTAALKTNGVSISLSLPLFDGNRGNIAIERATSDRLWAEYQARLDASASEVLGLKTEILILNREIAQAQNTLDEIDRIVRKGAEAYRLGDFPAQSYSALLVARLTRQLAIADLRQQVWQATNGLVSVLGGRTARQLGAPTQSRLASKADRKT; translated from the coding sequence ATGCTGATACTTCAGGGTTGCGCGACCTTCACCCAACAGCCCCTGCCAAATGCGCCTAGCCTGGTATCGATCGCCGATGCCCCCCGCGCACGCCTCAACATGTCAAGCGTGGGCGGCGTTGCCGCAACCTATAATCCAGCCTTGGTTGCTGCGCGTACAAGACTGCCCGAAGAGGATGCCCGCGTCTTTGCCGCAGGCTTGCTGCCCGATCCACAATTGAGCCTGTCTCTTGATGACCCGCTATCCAACGCGGCCGGTCTAGTCAATGCCTATTCCGTCGGTCTCGCCTATGATCTGCGCGCGCTCGTCCTCCGTGGAGAGACGATCCGCGCGGCGGAGTTTTCCAGACTGCAGGTCGCGCTGGATGTCGAATGGCAGACGTGGCAGACGATGCAGCAGGCGCGCGACCTGTACATCCAGCTGGCCTTCTTGAATCTGAAGCACGACTTGTTGAACAGGGAAATCGGTGTTTTCCGAAAAGATGTCAGTCATCTCAAGGCAGTCGTGTCGTCAGGTGATGAGACCGTCGACGTGCTGGGGGCCAGCCTTGTGGTACTCAGCGATGCCGAGAACCAGCTTCAAAATGTCAGAAGTCAGCGCGTGGTCATTCGCAACCAGCTTGCCGCCCTGATTGGTCTGCGTCCCGAAGCGGGTTTCAGCATTAGCGTACTTCCCACCAACCTCGGTGAGCCCTCCGATGACCGGATCGAGGACCTTCTGGCCAGCCTGCCGGAGCGCCGTCCCGATCTGCTCGCCCTGCGCGCGGGCTATCAGAGCCAGAATGCCCGGAAGAGGGGCGCGATACTGGGCCAGTTCCCGTCCCTGTCGGTGGGTCTGACACGGGCCAGGGATACTGCTGCCCTGAAGACGAACGGTGTTTCCATCTCCCTCAGCCTGCCGCTGTTCGACGGGAACCGGGGCAATATCGCGATCGAGCGTGCGACGAGTGACCGCCTGTGGGCTGAATATCAGGCACGGCTTGATGCATCCGCCAGCGAAGTTCTGGGGCTCAAGACGGAAATTTTGATACTCAACCGGGAAATCGCGCAGGCGCAGAACACGCTTGATGAAATAGACCGGATCGTCCGCAAGGGAGCGGAGGCTTATCGTCTGGGCGACTTTCCGGCCCAATCGTATTCCGCCCTGTTGGTTGCACGCCTGACACGGCAGTTGGCGATCGCGGACCTTCGGCAACAGGTCTGGCAAGCCACAAACGGTCTGGTCAGTGTCCTTGGTGGCCGGACGGCGCGACAGCTGGGTGCGCCGACACAATCCAGGCTTGCGTCAAAGGCAGATAGAAAAACATGA
- a CDS encoding YidH family protein → MIDNFSSHAANERTFLSWVRTVVAIVGFGLAAARLGNQHPPLWSEILVLGAGAVVILIAWLRMRQVSRRIDSVDHLPDDSGPAEVLLMLLVGALFVLLGSFAIHVT, encoded by the coding sequence GTGATCGATAATTTCAGTTCGCACGCAGCGAATGAGCGTACTTTCCTGTCCTGGGTTCGCACGGTGGTCGCCATCGTCGGTTTCGGACTGGCGGCGGCCCGACTCGGCAACCAGCATCCTCCCCTCTGGTCAGAAATACTGGTGTTGGGTGCCGGCGCCGTCGTGATCCTGATTGCCTGGCTGAGAATGCGCCAGGTAAGCCGACGGATCGACAGCGTCGATCACCTGCCGGACGATTCCGGTCCGGCCGAAGTGCTTCTGATGCTGTTAGTTGGGGCGCTCTTTGTATTGTTGGGAAGCTTTGCCATCCATGTCACCTGA
- a CDS encoding efflux RND transporter periplasmic adaptor subunit gives MKAEHDMIPRQLLFAGLFFFVFSNGPPAFAQDAAYRVTVATAKSATFGETLETFAQVEADPKMSSTLAASVSGTVLDVKVSVGDTVAVGDLLAEITTDPVLLAQTKAAEDTVNYAREALAHQQRLFAQQLSTRDQVASAQRDVSTAEANLAAARRLGSDQSISQVTTGVSGVVSTVAVAPGQQVSQGTALVTIDDPKALLIRPGVEPADLRLIKPGDVARVTPVSAPSDSAAKGVIAPVMTIGSTVDPTTRLVPVTITISGVSADSFIVGETVKVSFSTQNQDTVSVPRSALEYDGSTPFVFRVDAKKAIRTNVTLAGSTDTEIYVSDGLKDGDTVIIGGLSGLTDGAPIEVVSP, from the coding sequence ATGAAGGCTGAACACGACATGATTCCAAGACAATTACTTTTTGCGGGTCTGTTTTTTTTCGTCTTTTCAAATGGCCCGCCTGCATTCGCGCAGGACGCCGCTTATAGGGTCACGGTGGCGACTGCCAAGAGCGCCACCTTTGGTGAAACGCTAGAAACCTTTGCGCAGGTCGAGGCCGACCCCAAGATGTCGTCGACGCTTGCCGCATCGGTCAGTGGCACCGTGCTCGACGTCAAGGTGTCCGTCGGCGATACAGTGGCCGTGGGCGACCTTCTTGCAGAAATCACCACCGATCCTGTCCTTCTGGCGCAGACCAAGGCGGCGGAAGATACGGTCAACTACGCCCGCGAGGCGCTGGCGCACCAGCAGCGGCTGTTCGCACAACAATTGTCCACGCGCGATCAGGTGGCCAGCGCACAACGCGATGTCTCGACCGCCGAAGCCAACCTGGCTGCGGCCAGGAGATTGGGATCGGATCAGAGCATCTCGCAGGTGACGACAGGTGTTTCAGGGGTCGTGTCGACCGTGGCGGTAGCGCCGGGTCAGCAGGTCAGCCAGGGAACGGCCTTGGTCACGATAGATGATCCCAAGGCATTATTGATCCGCCCGGGGGTGGAACCTGCGGATTTGCGGCTGATCAAGCCAGGTGATGTCGCACGCGTCACACCCGTCTCTGCGCCGTCTGACTCAGCGGCCAAAGGGGTCATCGCTCCGGTGATGACGATTGGCAGCACGGTCGATCCGACAACCCGTCTTGTACCCGTAACGATCACGATTTCAGGTGTTTCGGCGGACAGCTTTATTGTCGGCGAAACGGTGAAGGTCTCTTTTAGCACTCAAAATCAGGACACGGTCAGCGTTCCACGATCCGCGCTGGAATATGATGGATCAACACCCTTCGTATTTCGCGTCGATGCAAAAAAGGCGATCCGAACCAACGTGACGCTGGCGGGCAGCACCGACACCGAGATCTATGTGTCGGACGGTCTGAAAGACGGTGATACGGTGATCATCGGTGGGTTGAGTGGCCTCACCGACGGCGCGCCCATTGAGGTCGTTTCTCCATGA
- a CDS encoding acetoacetate decarboxylase family protein has translation MEDITVKGAWESPAGLELHHHALAPVAELPVREVLSAVHILTDLTLGLGEVVHDYLLQEQGN, from the coding sequence ATGGAAGACATCACGGTCAAGGGTGCCTGGGAGAGTCCGGCAGGGTTGGAACTGCACCACCATGCCCTGGCTCCCGTGGCCGAGCTGCCCGTGCGCGAAGTGCTCTCGGCGGTGCATATCCTGACCGATCTGACGCTGGGATTGGGTGAAGTGGTACATGACTACCTGTTGCAAGAACAGGGAAACTAA